In one window of Polynucleobacter sp. AM-7D1 DNA:
- a CDS encoding polyhydroxyalkanoate depolymerase — protein MLYQLHEFQKALLQPVSSWARAASEAFINASNPASKVPGSDRLAASYELLYRLGKDYKKPEFGIRAVQAHGREVAIHERTVLAKPFCNLIRFKRFSDDLDVIKKLKDDPVVLVVAPLSGHHSTLLRDTVRTLLQDHKVYITDWIDARIVPADAGDFGLDDYVHYVQDFIRTIGAENLHVISVCQPTVPTLGAISLMASAGEKTPASMIMMGGPIDARKSPTAVNNLADQKSYDWFESHVIYKVPPSYPGAGRKVYPGFLQHTGFIAMNPQNHLQSHWDYFQNLVRGDEQDAEAHIRFYDEYNAVLDMDAKFYLDTIKTVFQDYSLPNGTWAVSGDLVKPQDIKNTALLTVEGELDDISGSGQTRSAHALCAGIPKADKDHYEVAGAGHYGIFSGRRWRDKVYPKIKSFIREHQGVQKKTKARPPKLGTKKAA, from the coding sequence ATGCTATATCAGTTACATGAATTTCAAAAAGCTTTACTTCAACCAGTAAGCTCATGGGCTCGAGCAGCATCTGAGGCATTCATCAATGCTTCAAACCCTGCTTCAAAAGTTCCAGGCTCTGATCGTTTGGCTGCTAGTTATGAACTGCTATACCGCCTAGGTAAAGATTACAAAAAACCTGAGTTTGGTATTCGTGCAGTTCAGGCTCATGGTCGCGAAGTGGCCATTCATGAAAGAACAGTTCTAGCTAAACCATTTTGCAATCTAATTCGCTTCAAGCGTTTCTCTGATGATCTTGATGTCATTAAGAAACTGAAAGACGATCCAGTTGTATTGGTTGTTGCCCCATTATCTGGACATCACTCCACATTATTGCGTGACACCGTGCGCACACTCTTGCAAGACCACAAGGTATACATTACCGATTGGATTGATGCTCGCATTGTTCCTGCTGACGCCGGCGATTTTGGTCTAGATGATTACGTTCATTATGTACAAGACTTCATCCGCACTATTGGTGCTGAGAACTTACATGTGATCTCCGTTTGCCAGCCAACAGTGCCTACACTAGGTGCGATTTCTTTGATGGCCTCTGCTGGTGAAAAGACCCCTGCCTCCATGATCATGATGGGCGGTCCAATTGATGCGCGCAAGTCACCAACTGCGGTTAATAACTTAGCCGACCAAAAGTCTTATGACTGGTTTGAAAGCCATGTAATTTACAAAGTACCACCAAGCTACCCAGGCGCTGGACGCAAGGTTTATCCAGGCTTCTTGCAGCACACCGGCTTTATTGCCATGAATCCTCAGAATCACTTGCAGTCACATTGGGACTATTTCCAAAACTTAGTGCGTGGTGATGAGCAAGATGCAGAAGCTCATATCCGTTTCTATGATGAGTACAACGCCGTCCTTGATATGGATGCCAAGTTCTACTTAGACACGATTAAGACGGTATTCCAAGACTACTCACTTCCAAACGGCACTTGGGCAGTATCTGGTGATCTAGTGAAGCCACAAGATATTAAGAACACTGCTCTTCTCACCGTTGAGGGCGAGTTGGATGACATTTCTGGTAGCGGACAAACCCGCTCAGCACATGCTTTGTGTGCAGGCATTCCGAAGGCTGACAAAGACCATTACGAAGTTGCGGGCGCTGGCCACTACGGCATCTTCTCTGGCCGTCGTTGGCGCGATAAAGTGTATCCAAAAATTAAGTCGTTTATTCGTGAGCATCAAGGTGTTCAGAAAAAAACAAAAGCTAGACCTCCAAAACTGGGCACTAAGAAAGCTGCATAA
- the rsxB gene encoding electron transport complex subunit RsxB yields MDIKQTKELADRLEDILPQTQCTKCSYPDCRAYAEAMATGEVLPNRCPPGGVEGIKRLSTILAPIFPQDAFELHPTINPECGAERPRPVAFIDPKTCIGCTLCIQACPVDAIIGASKQMHVVLSDWCTGCDLCIPPCPVDCISMIDITGEKTGWEAWSPELAGLARARYEARDLRLDREQRDNDERLAKKAAAKLQAVNAESPDSEAALKEQERKRAIIAAAIARAQQKNDES; encoded by the coding sequence ATGGACATCAAGCAGACGAAAGAACTTGCCGATCGTCTCGAGGACATTCTTCCTCAAACTCAATGTACCAAATGCAGCTACCCAGACTGCAGAGCATACGCAGAAGCGATGGCGACAGGTGAGGTTCTGCCTAATCGTTGCCCACCGGGAGGCGTAGAGGGCATAAAAAGGCTCAGTACCATCCTGGCACCCATTTTTCCCCAGGATGCCTTTGAACTGCATCCCACGATCAACCCTGAATGCGGTGCAGAGCGCCCAAGGCCTGTTGCTTTTATTGATCCCAAGACTTGTATCGGCTGCACCTTGTGCATCCAAGCATGTCCTGTAGATGCCATTATTGGCGCCTCAAAGCAAATGCATGTGGTCTTGAGTGATTGGTGCACTGGTTGTGATCTTTGCATACCACCCTGCCCGGTAGATTGCATCTCCATGATTGATATTACCGGTGAGAAAACTGGCTGGGAAGCCTGGTCACCAGAATTAGCAGGGCTTGCACGAGCGCGATATGAAGCGCGCGATCTACGATTGGATCGTGAGCAACGCGACAATGATGAACGGCTAGCAAAGAAAGCAGCTGCGAAATTGCAGGCAGTCAATGCAGAAAGCCCAGATTCAGAGGCTGCCTTAAAAGAGCAAGAGAGAAAGCGCGCCATCATTGCCGCAGCCATTGCGAGAGCACAGCAAAAAAATGATGAATCTTGA
- the nth gene encoding endonuclease III encodes MNLEKRQAFFELLRENNPHPETELEYSSPFELLIAVLLSAQATDISVNKGTRQLFKIANTPQALLDLGEDGVKPFIQHIGLFNSKGRHIQETCQLLLDKHGGEVPQNREELEMLPGVGRKTANVILNTAFGQPTMAVDTHIFRVSNRTGLAPGKDVVKVEEQLLKRVPKEFLMDAHHWLILHGRYTCKARNPDCEQCIVEPLCGFKQKTGKGKVRGNI; translated from the coding sequence ATGAATCTTGAAAAGCGCCAGGCCTTCTTTGAATTACTCAGAGAGAATAATCCCCATCCTGAAACTGAACTGGAATACAGCTCACCGTTTGAATTACTCATCGCGGTTTTGCTATCAGCACAGGCAACCGATATTTCAGTAAATAAAGGTACTCGCCAGCTGTTTAAGATTGCCAATACACCTCAAGCACTTCTTGACCTAGGAGAGGATGGTGTGAAGCCCTTCATTCAGCACATTGGCCTATTTAATTCCAAGGGCAGGCACATTCAGGAAACTTGCCAACTCCTCCTGGATAAACACGGCGGCGAAGTTCCGCAAAATCGCGAGGAGTTAGAAATGCTTCCAGGTGTCGGTAGAAAAACTGCGAACGTCATTCTTAATACTGCCTTTGGTCAACCCACTATGGCAGTCGACACCCACATCTTTAGAGTCTCCAATCGGACAGGATTGGCGCCTGGTAAAGATGTTGTAAAAGTGGAAGAGCAATTACTCAAGCGTGTACCAAAAGAGTTTTTGATGGATGCTCACCATTGGCTTATTTTGCATGGTAGATATACTTGCAAAGCACGAAACCCAGATTGTGAGCAATGCATTGTTGAACCACTCTGCGGCTTCAAACAAAAAACTGGGAAAGGAAAAGTTCGTGGCAATATTTAA
- a CDS encoding DUF1841 family protein yields MFNPTREEVRRFFCDTWKKKTEDQILTPMEMIASDWMVEHPEYHAVLADPEGAVAQDYTPERGETNPFLHLSMHLSISEQISIDQPPGIKEVFENLTKKLGSKHEAQHAMMECLGQVMWEAQREGQPLSPEKYLEALKKLN; encoded by the coding sequence ATATTTAACCCCACTCGCGAAGAAGTGCGTCGTTTTTTTTGTGACACCTGGAAAAAGAAAACTGAGGATCAAATCCTGACACCAATGGAAATGATTGCTAGTGACTGGATGGTAGAACACCCGGAATATCATGCAGTGTTGGCGGATCCAGAGGGTGCGGTTGCGCAAGACTACACACCAGAGCGTGGTGAGACCAACCCCTTCTTGCACCTCTCAATGCACCTGTCGATTAGCGAGCAAATATCCATTGATCAACCGCCAGGAATAAAAGAGGTTTTCGAAAACCTGACTAAGAAACTAGGGTCCAAGCATGAGGCACAGCACGCCATGATGGAATGTCTTGGACAGGTGATGTGGGAAGCGCAGAGAGAAGGCCAACCCTTAAGCCCCGAGAAATATTTAGAGGCATTAAAGAAGCTAAATTAG
- a CDS encoding DMT family transporter, with the protein MNKETKGMLIGFVGILIFSLTLPVTKIVLVSFNPYFIAFGRALLAGLFALAYLLYTRAPFPARSDLMKLVVIALGVIFGFPILTTIAMEDGSSAHGAVILGMMPLATTVIGVIRFKERPSLGFWLVSILGAGLVVVYALLKNSGSFTHIDVLLVLGGICACIGYVEGGELSRKMSPPQVISWALVISLPVNLVATYFSFNTAYWGASSLTWMSFFYLGLFPMYLGFFFWYGGLAIGGIARVSQVQLMQPFCTLIAASLILGDRLTLMNMVFAFLVVSTVVLSKRMLVKRH; encoded by the coding sequence GTGAATAAAGAAACTAAGGGAATGCTGATTGGCTTTGTTGGCATACTTATTTTTAGTCTCACATTGCCTGTTACAAAGATTGTCTTAGTCAGCTTTAATCCCTATTTCATTGCTTTTGGTAGAGCTCTTTTAGCCGGTCTATTTGCTTTGGCTTATCTCTTGTATACAAGGGCACCATTTCCCGCTCGGTCCGACTTGATGAAGTTGGTGGTTATTGCCCTAGGGGTGATATTTGGGTTCCCAATTTTGACAACAATCGCAATGGAAGATGGTTCATCAGCCCATGGCGCGGTGATTTTGGGCATGATGCCCTTGGCTACTACTGTGATCGGCGTTATTCGCTTTAAGGAGCGGCCATCGCTCGGATTTTGGCTAGTTTCAATACTGGGCGCGGGATTGGTTGTAGTTTATGCACTCCTTAAAAACTCCGGGAGTTTCACCCATATTGACGTCCTCTTAGTGCTTGGTGGTATTTGTGCCTGTATTGGCTATGTGGAAGGTGGTGAGTTATCTCGCAAGATGAGCCCACCGCAAGTGATTTCCTGGGCTTTAGTTATTTCATTGCCGGTGAATCTGGTGGCAACCTATTTCTCATTTAATACTGCTTATTGGGGTGCCAGCTCTTTGACTTGGATGAGTTTCTTTTACCTCGGCTTATTTCCGATGTATCTTGGTTTTTTCTTTTGGTATGGAGGTCTGGCTATTGGCGGGATTGCCAGAGTAAGCCAAGTGCAACTGATGCAACCTTTCTGTACGCTAATTGCAGCCAGTCTTATTCTAGGCGATCGGCTAACCTTGATGAATATGGTTTTTGCTTTTCTGGTGGTATCAACCGTAGTGTTGAGTAAAAGGATGCTTGTTAAGCGGCATTGA
- a CDS encoding HIT family protein — protein MTNCVLCKDELKPEEGQLIWRGDDCRIILVNDSDLPGFCRVIWNRHVAEMTDLSYGEREHLMTLVFAVEEAVRHVMRPDKVNIAALGNMVPHIHWHVIPRYKDDAFFPGSAWSQKTQQTPAMNLEARKQLAQELPAAIKSAIAALS, from the coding sequence ATGACGAATTGTGTACTTTGTAAAGACGAACTCAAGCCTGAAGAAGGCCAGTTGATTTGGCGCGGAGATGACTGCCGCATCATCCTCGTAAATGATTCTGACCTCCCTGGCTTTTGCCGCGTTATCTGGAATCGCCATGTCGCAGAAATGACTGACTTGAGCTATGGTGAGCGCGAGCATCTTATGACCTTAGTATTCGCGGTAGAGGAGGCGGTGCGTCATGTAATGCGCCCAGATAAGGTCAATATTGCGGCGCTCGGAAATATGGTTCCACATATTCATTGGCACGTCATCCCAAGGTATAAGGATGATGCATTCTTTCCTGGATCTGCATGGTCGCAAAAGACACAGCAAACCCCTGCAATGAATTTAGAGGCTAGAAAACAATTAGCACAAGAACTACCTGCAGCCATTAAGTCTGCGATTGCAGCACTTTCATAA
- the aceA gene encoding isocitrate lyase, translating into MADRKAEIAALQKDWDTNPRWKGITRGYTAEDVVRLRGSLKIEHTLAKHGAERLWELVNNEAYVNCLGALTGGQAMQQVKAGVQAIYLSGWQVAADGNSYAAMYPDQSLYPVDSVPKMVERINNSFQRADEIQTAKGINKGDAGYIEYFAPIVADAEAGFGGVLNAFELSKALIKQGAAGVHFEDQLSSVKKCGHLGGKVLLPTTESVQKLISARLAADVMGVPTIILARTDAEAADLLTSDYDANDKPFLTGERTAEGFYKTRKGLDQAISRGLAYAAYADMVWCETGTPDLDFARKFAEAIRAKFPGKMLAYNCSPSFNWKKNLDDATIAKFQRELGAMGYKYQFITLAGIHSMWYNMFDLAQDYMQRGMTAYIEKVQEPEFAARDRGYTFVSHQQEVGTGYFDDVTTVIQGGKSSVTALTGSTEEEQFH; encoded by the coding sequence ATGGCAGATCGCAAAGCAGAAATCGCAGCACTACAAAAAGACTGGGATACCAATCCACGCTGGAAGGGTATTACACGTGGATACACAGCTGAGGACGTTGTACGTCTTCGTGGCTCATTGAAGATTGAGCACACATTGGCTAAGCATGGCGCAGAGCGTCTCTGGGAGTTGGTTAACAACGAGGCTTACGTTAACTGTTTAGGCGCATTGACTGGTGGACAAGCAATGCAACAAGTTAAAGCTGGCGTTCAAGCTATTTACTTGTCAGGTTGGCAAGTTGCTGCTGACGGTAACTCATATGCAGCGATGTACCCAGATCAATCTTTGTATCCAGTTGACTCAGTTCCAAAGATGGTTGAGCGCATTAACAATTCATTCCAACGTGCTGATGAAATTCAAACCGCTAAAGGCATCAATAAAGGTGATGCTGGTTATATTGAATATTTTGCTCCAATCGTTGCCGATGCAGAAGCTGGTTTTGGTGGCGTATTAAACGCATTTGAATTAAGCAAGGCATTGATTAAGCAGGGTGCAGCTGGCGTTCACTTCGAAGATCAACTCTCTTCCGTTAAGAAGTGCGGTCACTTAGGTGGAAAAGTATTGCTGCCTACTACTGAATCTGTTCAGAAATTGATTTCTGCACGTTTAGCAGCTGACGTAATGGGTGTTCCAACAATTATCTTGGCTCGTACTGATGCTGAAGCTGCTGATTTGTTGACATCTGATTACGATGCAAATGACAAGCCATTCTTGACAGGTGAGCGCACAGCTGAAGGTTTCTACAAAACACGTAAGGGCTTGGATCAAGCGATCTCCCGTGGCTTGGCATACGCTGCTTATGCCGATATGGTTTGGTGCGAAACAGGTACGCCTGATTTGGACTTTGCTCGTAAATTTGCAGAAGCAATTCGTGCGAAGTTCCCAGGCAAGATGTTGGCTTACAACTGCTCACCATCTTTCAACTGGAAGAAGAACTTGGATGACGCAACAATTGCGAAGTTCCAACGCGAATTAGGTGCAATGGGTTACAAGTATCAGTTCATCACATTGGCTGGTATTCACTCAATGTGGTACAACATGTTCGACTTGGCGCAAGACTACATGCAGCGTGGTATGACTGCTTACATCGAGAAAGTACAAGAGCCAGAATTTGCTGCTCGTGATCGTGGTTACACATTCGTATCGCATCAGCAAGAAGTTGGTACTGGTTACTTCGATGATGTTACTACTGTGATCCAAGGTGGTAAGTCTTCAGTAACGGCATTGACTGGTTCTACAGAAGAAGAGCAGTTCCACTAA